One Nerophis ophidion isolate RoL-2023_Sa linkage group LG06, RoL_Noph_v1.0, whole genome shotgun sequence genomic region harbors:
- the phf8 gene encoding histone lysine demethylase PHF8 isoform X2, translating into MASVPVYCLCRLPYDVTRFMIECDICQDWFHGSCVGVEEDKAAEIDLYHCPNCQITHGPSVMRKRRGGNKQTEGSTASVRRDPTRSVKTGSSQFVRELRCRTFPSADEVLLKPSGAQLTVEFLEEHSFSVPVMVLRRDGLGMTLPPASFSVSDVEHYIGSDKEIDVIDVSRQCDLKMRLGDFVEYYNSPNRERVLNVISLEFSETRLSNLVETPKIVRKLSWVENLWPEESVFERPNVQKYCLMGVKDSYTDFHVDFGGTSVWYHVLRGEKIFYLISPTPANLALFERWSSSSSQNEMFFGDQVDMCYKCSVKQGNTLFIPTGWIHAVLTPVDCLAFGGNFLHSLNIDMQLRAYEIEKRLSTADLFKFPNFETVCWYVGKHLLDTFRGLRENRRHPATYLVHGAKALNNAFRTWTRKEALTDHEVEIPQTINTQMLVKDLAKEIRLVENSGRPPGKKKILKPKEIIGGIGLPGSKKKNQKTLLKTEAGELDLLEIHTKHTLKKIQPGKSRSKNKLELPLDDFEAKLNKSKLKLVLTNGKIQGKKEGSNGAGGATKFHHLDMEGSSLSDMESEDELQIDETPPPRRKLAGSSKKKKLSGLPRKLPRAKPCSDPNRIREPGEVDFDIEEDYTTDEEALAAHGVKGGAGGILDLLKASKQVAGLDSSALSEEAPASPSTRDAIQGMLSMANPPSSSSSSSSSSSSSSSSPMSISGGLTEGLGIVKDKGGRAVWVTGVVKKTSEKKNVIQRPGKRAIKRPARHLSDDDSPDEQETLGTCFKDSDYVYPSLESDEEDHANKAKMKRKKNWDDTPWSPKARVMPTLPKQDRPAREGARVASVETGLAAAAAKLAQQEQHKPTKRKYTKKVRPPVPVASPPHVQPEPAPPSPPHVPESAPDISPDRRMDYYSASLLDHEYTAGPGPFGPGGPRGGGAMAPGVFLTSRRPSLSPQNSSSHSGTSPSGLASQGISGVGQGRRPKKGLATAKQRLGKILKIHRNGKLLL; encoded by the exons ATGGCATCTGTACCCGTGTACTGCTTGTGTCGCCTACCATACGATGTGACTCGCTTCATGATCGAGTGTGACATTTGTCAAGACTGGTTCCATGGAAG TTGTGTCGGAGTTGAGGAGGACAAAGCGGCTGAGATTGATCTTTATCACTGCCCCAACTGTCAGATCACCCATGGGCCATCTGTCA TGCGGAAACGACGTGGTGGCAACAAGCAGACTGAAGGAAGCACTGCCAGTGTCAGGAGAGACCCTACTCGGTCGGTGAAGACAGGCAGCTCACAGTTTGTTAGGGAGCTACGGTGTCGCACTTTTCCAAG TGCAGATGAAGTCTTGTTGAAGCCGTCAGGGGCCCAGCTCACAGTGGAGTTTCTTGAGGAGCATTCATTTAGTGTCCCAGTCATGGTACTGAGGCGAGACGGTCTTGGCATGACTCTGCCCCCGGCATCATTCAGTGTCAGTGACGTAGAGCACTACATTG GTTCAGACAAAGAGATAGATGTGATCGACGTGTCTCGTCAGTGTGACTTAAAAATGCGACTTGGAGACTTTGTGGAATACTACAACAGCCCTAACAGAGAACGAGTGCTGAACGTCATCAGCTTGGAGTTCTCGGAGACCAG GCTCTCCAACTTAGTGGAGACTCCAAAGATTGTGAGGAAACTGTCGTGGGTGGAGAACCTTTGGCCCGAAGAGTCTGTGTTTGAGCGGCCAAATGTGCAGAAATACTGCCTCATGGGAGTGAAGGATAGTTACACAGACTTTCATGTTGACTTTGGAGGAACCTCTGTTTGGTATCACGTTTTACGG GGTGAGAAAATATTCTACCTGATATCCCCGACACCAGCCAACCTGGCGCTTTTTGAGCGCTGGAGTTCTTCATCCAGTCAGAATGAGATGTTCTTTGGTGACCAAGTTGACATGTGTTACAAGTGCTctgttaaacaaggaaacactttgTTCATTCCAACCG GATGGATTCATGCTGTGCTTACTCCAGTGGACTGTCTTGCCTTTGGAGGGAACTTTTTGCACAGTCTTAACATTGACATGCAACTTCG GGCTTATGAAATCGAGAAGCGATTGAGCACCGCAGACCTGTTTAAGTTTCCCAACTTTGAAACTGTGTGCTGGTATGTTGGGAAACACCTTCTCGATACCTTCAGAG GTTTAAGAGAAAACCGCAGACACCCAGCCACTTATCTGGTTCACGGTGCAAAGGCACTGAATAATGCCTTCCGAACATGGACCCGTAAAGAG GCTTTGACCGATCATGAAGTGGAAATTCCGCAAACCATAAATACTCAGATGCTGGTGAAGGATCTTGCTAAGGAGATTCGCCTGGTTGAG AATTCAGGCCGCCCCCCCGGAAAGAAAAAAATCCTCAAACCCAAAGAAATAATAGGAGGTATTGGGCTCCCTGGATCCAAGAAGAAGAATCAGAAGACTCTTCTTAAGACAGAGGCAGGAGAGTTAGACCTGCTTGAGATCCACACCAAACATACGCTCAAAAAAATCCAACCTGGCAAGTCGAGAAGCAAGAACAAG TTGGAGCTGCCATTAGATGACTTTGAAGCAAAGTTAAATAAAAGCAAACTGAAACTTGTGTTGACAAATGGCAAAATTCAAGG CAAAAAAGAGGGCAGTAATGGTGCAGGAGGTGCTACAAAGTTCCATCATCTGGACATGGAGGGATCCAGTCTCTCTGACATGGAATCAGAGGATGAACTTCAAATTGATGAGACCCCTCCACCACGGCGAAAGCTTGCTGGATCAAGCAAAAAAAAGAAACTCAGTG GTCTTCCTAGGAAGCTGCCTAGAGCCAAACCTTGCTCAGATCCAAATCGTATCCGAGAGCCAGGCGAGGTAGACTTTGACATAGAG GAGGATTACACCACTGATGAAGAGGCACTGGCTGCTCATGGTGTGAAGGGGGGTGCAGGAGGAATTCTAGACTTACTAAAGGCCAGCAAGCAGGTGGCAGGCTTGGATTCTTCTGCACTCAG TGAGGAGGCCCCAGCATCTCCCAGTACTCGTGATGCCATCCAGGGCATGCTCTCCATGGCAAACCCACCttcctcttcttcatcatcatcctcctcgtcctcctcgtcctcctcctcaCCCATGTCCATCTCTGGAGGCCTGACTGAGGGGTTGGGGATAGTGAAGGATAAAGGTGGCAGGGCTGTGTGGGTAACGGGGGTTGTTAAAAAGACCAGTGAGAAAAAGAATGTCATCCAGCGACCTGGAAAACGGGCTATTAAGAGGCCAGCAAGGCACCTGAGCGACGACGATAGTCCAGATGAACAGGAAACTCTGGGAACCTGTTTTAAAGATTCAGACTATG TTTACCCATCATTGGAGTCTGATGAAGAAGACCATGCTAACAAGGCAAAGATGAAGCGGAAGAAAAACTGGGATGACACACCTTGGAGCCCTAAAG CTAGGGTGatgccaacccttccaaaacaggATCGACCAGCCAGAGAAGGGGCTAGAGTGGCCTCTGTAGAAACAGGCCTGGCAGCAGCTGCAGCCAAGCTAGCCCAGCAG GAGCAGCATAAGCCTACCAAAAGGAAATACACCAAAAAGGTGCGTCCCCCTGTTCCTGTTGCAAGCCCTCCCCATGTTCAGCCAGAGCCAGCTCCACCCTCCCCACCACACGTTCCAGAGTCTGCACCAGACATCAGCCCAGACAGGAGGATGGATTACTATTCCGCC
- the phf8 gene encoding histone lysine demethylase PHF8 isoform X1: protein MASVPVYCLCRLPYDVTRFMIECDICQDWFHGSCVGVEEDKAAEIDLYHCPNCQITHGPSVMRKRRGGNKQTEGSTASVRRDPTRSVKTGSSQFVRELRCRTFPSADEVLLKPSGAQLTVEFLEEHSFSVPVMVLRRDGLGMTLPPASFSVSDVEHYIGSDKEIDVIDVSRQCDLKMRLGDFVEYYNSPNRERVLNVISLEFSETRLSNLVETPKIVRKLSWVENLWPEESVFERPNVQKYCLMGVKDSYTDFHVDFGGTSVWYHVLRGEKIFYLISPTPANLALFERWSSSSSQNEMFFGDQVDMCYKCSVKQGNTLFIPTGWIHAVLTPVDCLAFGGNFLHSLNIDMQLRAYEIEKRLSTADLFKFPNFETVCWYVGKHLLDTFRGLRENRRHPATYLVHGAKALNNAFRTWTRKEALTDHEVEIPQTINTQMLVKDLAKEIRLVEDIFQQNIGRTGPQFPGSPLSKAPLTASQNSGRPPGKKKILKPKEIIGGIGLPGSKKKNQKTLLKTEAGELDLLEIHTKHTLKKIQPGKSRSKNKLELPLDDFEAKLNKSKLKLVLTNGKIQGKKEGSNGAGGATKFHHLDMEGSSLSDMESEDELQIDETPPPRRKLAGSSKKKKLSGLPRKLPRAKPCSDPNRIREPGEVDFDIEEDYTTDEEALAAHGVKGGAGGILDLLKASKQVAGLDSSALSEEAPASPSTRDAIQGMLSMANPPSSSSSSSSSSSSSSSSPMSISGGLTEGLGIVKDKGGRAVWVTGVVKKTSEKKNVIQRPGKRAIKRPARHLSDDDSPDEQETLGTCFKDSDYVYPSLESDEEDHANKAKMKRKKNWDDTPWSPKARVMPTLPKQDRPAREGARVASVETGLAAAAAKLAQQEQHKPTKRKYTKKVRPPVPVASPPHVQPEPAPPSPPHVPESAPDISPDRRMDYYSASLLDHEYTAGPGPFGPGGPRGGGAMAPGVFLTSRRPSLSPQNSSSHSGTSPSGLASQGISGVGQGRRPKKGLATAKQRLGKILKIHRNGKLLL, encoded by the exons ATGGCATCTGTACCCGTGTACTGCTTGTGTCGCCTACCATACGATGTGACTCGCTTCATGATCGAGTGTGACATTTGTCAAGACTGGTTCCATGGAAG TTGTGTCGGAGTTGAGGAGGACAAAGCGGCTGAGATTGATCTTTATCACTGCCCCAACTGTCAGATCACCCATGGGCCATCTGTCA TGCGGAAACGACGTGGTGGCAACAAGCAGACTGAAGGAAGCACTGCCAGTGTCAGGAGAGACCCTACTCGGTCGGTGAAGACAGGCAGCTCACAGTTTGTTAGGGAGCTACGGTGTCGCACTTTTCCAAG TGCAGATGAAGTCTTGTTGAAGCCGTCAGGGGCCCAGCTCACAGTGGAGTTTCTTGAGGAGCATTCATTTAGTGTCCCAGTCATGGTACTGAGGCGAGACGGTCTTGGCATGACTCTGCCCCCGGCATCATTCAGTGTCAGTGACGTAGAGCACTACATTG GTTCAGACAAAGAGATAGATGTGATCGACGTGTCTCGTCAGTGTGACTTAAAAATGCGACTTGGAGACTTTGTGGAATACTACAACAGCCCTAACAGAGAACGAGTGCTGAACGTCATCAGCTTGGAGTTCTCGGAGACCAG GCTCTCCAACTTAGTGGAGACTCCAAAGATTGTGAGGAAACTGTCGTGGGTGGAGAACCTTTGGCCCGAAGAGTCTGTGTTTGAGCGGCCAAATGTGCAGAAATACTGCCTCATGGGAGTGAAGGATAGTTACACAGACTTTCATGTTGACTTTGGAGGAACCTCTGTTTGGTATCACGTTTTACGG GGTGAGAAAATATTCTACCTGATATCCCCGACACCAGCCAACCTGGCGCTTTTTGAGCGCTGGAGTTCTTCATCCAGTCAGAATGAGATGTTCTTTGGTGACCAAGTTGACATGTGTTACAAGTGCTctgttaaacaaggaaacactttgTTCATTCCAACCG GATGGATTCATGCTGTGCTTACTCCAGTGGACTGTCTTGCCTTTGGAGGGAACTTTTTGCACAGTCTTAACATTGACATGCAACTTCG GGCTTATGAAATCGAGAAGCGATTGAGCACCGCAGACCTGTTTAAGTTTCCCAACTTTGAAACTGTGTGCTGGTATGTTGGGAAACACCTTCTCGATACCTTCAGAG GTTTAAGAGAAAACCGCAGACACCCAGCCACTTATCTGGTTCACGGTGCAAAGGCACTGAATAATGCCTTCCGAACATGGACCCGTAAAGAG GCTTTGACCGATCATGAAGTGGAAATTCCGCAAACCATAAATACTCAGATGCTGGTGAAGGATCTTGCTAAGGAGATTCGCCTGGTTGAG GACATTTTCCAGCAAAATATTGGCCGCACTGGACCCCAGTTTCCGGGTTCGCCCCTTTCAAAAGCTCCCTTGACCGCCTCTCAGAATTCAGGCCGCCCCCCCGGAAAGAAAAAAATCCTCAAACCCAAAGAAATAATAGGAGGTATTGGGCTCCCTGGATCCAAGAAGAAGAATCAGAAGACTCTTCTTAAGACAGAGGCAGGAGAGTTAGACCTGCTTGAGATCCACACCAAACATACGCTCAAAAAAATCCAACCTGGCAAGTCGAGAAGCAAGAACAAG TTGGAGCTGCCATTAGATGACTTTGAAGCAAAGTTAAATAAAAGCAAACTGAAACTTGTGTTGACAAATGGCAAAATTCAAGG CAAAAAAGAGGGCAGTAATGGTGCAGGAGGTGCTACAAAGTTCCATCATCTGGACATGGAGGGATCCAGTCTCTCTGACATGGAATCAGAGGATGAACTTCAAATTGATGAGACCCCTCCACCACGGCGAAAGCTTGCTGGATCAAGCAAAAAAAAGAAACTCAGTG GTCTTCCTAGGAAGCTGCCTAGAGCCAAACCTTGCTCAGATCCAAATCGTATCCGAGAGCCAGGCGAGGTAGACTTTGACATAGAG GAGGATTACACCACTGATGAAGAGGCACTGGCTGCTCATGGTGTGAAGGGGGGTGCAGGAGGAATTCTAGACTTACTAAAGGCCAGCAAGCAGGTGGCAGGCTTGGATTCTTCTGCACTCAG TGAGGAGGCCCCAGCATCTCCCAGTACTCGTGATGCCATCCAGGGCATGCTCTCCATGGCAAACCCACCttcctcttcttcatcatcatcctcctcgtcctcctcgtcctcctcctcaCCCATGTCCATCTCTGGAGGCCTGACTGAGGGGTTGGGGATAGTGAAGGATAAAGGTGGCAGGGCTGTGTGGGTAACGGGGGTTGTTAAAAAGACCAGTGAGAAAAAGAATGTCATCCAGCGACCTGGAAAACGGGCTATTAAGAGGCCAGCAAGGCACCTGAGCGACGACGATAGTCCAGATGAACAGGAAACTCTGGGAACCTGTTTTAAAGATTCAGACTATG TTTACCCATCATTGGAGTCTGATGAAGAAGACCATGCTAACAAGGCAAAGATGAAGCGGAAGAAAAACTGGGATGACACACCTTGGAGCCCTAAAG CTAGGGTGatgccaacccttccaaaacaggATCGACCAGCCAGAGAAGGGGCTAGAGTGGCCTCTGTAGAAACAGGCCTGGCAGCAGCTGCAGCCAAGCTAGCCCAGCAG GAGCAGCATAAGCCTACCAAAAGGAAATACACCAAAAAGGTGCGTCCCCCTGTTCCTGTTGCAAGCCCTCCCCATGTTCAGCCAGAGCCAGCTCCACCCTCCCCACCACACGTTCCAGAGTCTGCACCAGACATCAGCCCAGACAGGAGGATGGATTACTATTCCGCC